One Vicia villosa cultivar HV-30 ecotype Madison, WI linkage group LG5, Vvil1.0, whole genome shotgun sequence genomic window, AGGACATATTGAGGCGCCCCCCAGATTTGATGAAGCAAATGGTGAAATCTGGGGTCGACCCTGGGATGAGGAACCATTATGAAATTATTGGCAGAGCTACGGTCTGGAAGGGAAATATGGAAAGCTTAACAGTATTCATTTCCTAGAGATAGTATTATCCTGTCGGATTTTAACTATGTAGGTTACTATGTGTGATTGAATGGCTGTTGATTGTTTGACGAGTGCACCAAATTGCAACAACAGTATAAAAATTAAGattattgtttttgttattaATTACCTTTTTGTCAGGTCTTGCACTGTTTGAAAACTCAGTTAAAGTTGGGATGAAACATCGAATTATTCgtaaaatgagaaagaaaaaaactTAGAGTATATTGCTTTGCACTTCCTTCTCCATCACAAATTAGTCAAATTGAGTAGCATATTTTATCCAGTGCTAGTGCATGGAATATGGCCTGTGCTGTGTGACCAAGAATTTCAATATAGTACTCAAGTCTTATATGTTGAATTATTTATAGTGGACCAATTTCCGTTCTATATGCTAAACTGGCTGGTACATATAGCTAAGTCTTCAGACAATCCGAATCCTGAATATTAGTGTTGCCATTCTTATCTCAATGACACTATTATAGGATGAATTTTCACATTGAGAAATGCATACTGTTTCAGATTTGCAAAATATTTGGGAGCATGAACTATGAAATCAAAGTATTTGATCTACTATCCTGGCAAAGTTTTATCAACTTATATGCTAATAACCTAAATCAGTCATTGCTTCTGTTTTACTATCGATTCCTTTTAAGAAAATTAATGCATATAGAATCAAATTACTCATCtttttttatttcccttttcattatttatattataatctATAAGGAGCATCACTCCTGTCTTTTACTTTTAATTGTAGGTCAATAAGCTAAACTACACTAAACAGGGTAGCTGGCTAACTTGGCAATGCCACACAGACCAGCTTTATCAAAAGTGTCGCGCTTCATCCTGATATAACCAGATTCACCCCACCCAGTACCCCACGAATTCTTCACAATCCAATACTTCTTTCTATTTTCTTCTCCATAACCAACTACAGTCACAGCATGATTAAGCTGCTTTCCACAAAGGCCAGAGAAAACACCTTCTGAATAAAGTTGAAACAAATAACCTCCCGCGTCAATTCCAACAGAGACGGGTTGATGAGCAGCTGCAGCTTTAAGCTTAGCCTCGTTATCAGCAGGAACTTTTTCATATCCACTTATACTCACAGCATAATGTTCAGCTTTTTCCGTGTTACAGGTACCATCTATCCCTTTGTAAGGATAGTCTTTCTCAGTGGTTATTCCACCATTGTTTATGATGAATGTAAATGCTGTCTCCATTAAGCCACCTTGGCAGCCTTGGTTATCACTTTCAACATCACAATCTATCAGTTCTTGTTCAGATAGAGAGATCAATTTTCCTGTTTTTATTTGGTGGAGGCCTTCTATAGCCGCTACTGCAGAGAATGCCCAACAACCTCCTGCATGAAGACATAGCATGAACTGCGTAATATGGTGAAATTGAAATAACACATTTCGAAACACCTAAAAGCTATGCAATTGTATTACTAGAAACATTACCACACTGGCCTTGATTCTTGACTTTAGTCACTGCTCCCTCCTTTCTCCAATCCTTGCTTTCTGGAACATCACCATGTTCATTATACCTGAATCCTGTATGTGAATGCGACCTAGTTCTAAGACCCATGTAAGTTCTTCTAAACTCTTCATTTGTAAGATCTGCAAATTCATTGTCTGTGAGATTGTACGAGTTTTTCTGTGCGTTTATGCATTCTATGTACCGAACATTTGCTTGGTAAATGTTGAAACGGACTTCCCATTCATCACTATGCTTGTAATTTCGACCATGTCGTTTCGTCCAACCTTCAAACCTCTTCCTTAATAATTCTATGTCAGATGATGATTTCTGTTTGTGTCCTGAAGGACATTCGCGTGCAGTTATGCATGCATTGTAGAGCATGAGAATAATGAAGAGAATGGTGGTTAGTTTTGTACTTGTCATTATGTGGCTAGTTGACAATGCAAATGAGAATAGGAGTATATATTCATATTTATCACATAAGCATTGTGTTCTTATTCTTGTACACTTGTGTTTAGAGGTGTTTCAAGTGTACAAATATCTTCTTCTGTTCATGTTTTTGGTGCTTGCATGTTTTAACAAAACAAGACTTTTGTTTCACAATTCCATTTACTCTGCATGACCTTAAAAACATGTTACGTATAGGAATGACAGTTCAACCAACACAACTGATATTTGACACATTAGAATGTTGGCTAAGTTTTGTGATCACTCATCAATATGGGAAATTACAAGAAtgtcttaatttttatttttaacctaTCTTCGGATTATCAAAATCATTCACCTAAGAACTAAAGGATTAACAGTTAAAAACAATGTCTAAAATTAAAACACTGAAAAAAGATGATAATCAAATTGTGACGTGCATAAAATTTAAGTCAGTTCTAtacactcattgtgggacggagggagtatcattGTGGAATCTAAATTGTATACTTAAAATATAAATGACTAAATTGtacaaacaaaaaattcaaaccaaagtgtTTTTTTTCCTTCTCCAAATTGCGCATGTGAGCAACCAATAATAGGTGATAAGTTAGACAGCTATCAACTTATGATGGCTTTTGAATAATTGATGGAAAAAAAGACTatatttggagattttctctCAAGGATTTGTTACGATTCATTTGTTTCGAAGTAGTTGGGAttcttctatttatttattttttttaaaaaggcaaAATCAAAATTTTGTTAAATATAAATATAGCGAGATAAGGAAAAATTAATTCAAAGTCCAAAGGTTTTGATAAGCCATGTTAAAATATTTTACTTGTCATAAAATCGGTctctttagggtgtgtttggttcgaggtaaatggaggggaggggaggggaggggagggaatgtttataataaaatgtgtttggttcaatttttaggaggggagaggaggggaggggagcaaaatccctccaaatcacactttttgcgttcccccgaatcggggggattcggaggggaggggagggaatgtgacggttgatatttaataaattaatatatttactaaaataccctcaattttattttattatttcaaaattattattttatttcgtcTGCTTCTTGTTTTTTTCTCTATTGCttatatcaatttattataattattttttacatttaaattattatttttatttaatataaattataatcactacaatttttaattttttattataatttttacttttatgtttatttatatttattttttttctaattttattatatattctattatatatatatatatatatatatatatagcgataagttattttatgtattcaaaagttgttatcaacagaTAGATAATTTTGCGCCGAAAGTTATAATACGTATCaagtgtatttaatttttttaacgttatgtggtaagttataaatttttaatcactcgatattacaaatattatttccacaaaattatttatgaaattttcacctttgaatatcatatcagttatataaaatcatagggataaaaatgtaaactattaataaaacccctcccctcccctcatgaaccaaacatatttttaaccaaaatctctcccctcccctcgtttgaaccaaacatacatataattaataaaaatccctccccttccctcccctccccttccctccattaaaatccctcccctcccctccccctcatttgaaccaaacagacccttaaggAGTATTGTCACGAGAGGGGGAGTAAAGGTGGTTGTGTGAGATAGAGAAGAGTTATGAACTCAAGATGATGGTGGTTATGAGAGTCGTGTGATTATGGCTAAATGATCTTAAATGTGTGAGTTGTATATTTTAGatgattttattgttatttgtcaTGTATCGTTAGCTAGTCAAGACTTCATGCAAAACCAAACTATGGCATTTTAGATTAGTACATGTTAGTGAATGAAGTTTGGTTGAGCTAGCTAAACAAAATTAGTTAGAAAGTGAGAAATTGAACAAATTAGAGTTTTCTGATCATTCCATATTATGAAAACAACATTGGGTGAATTTTGAGAGTGACACGTAATTCTAGTATATCATTTGAGTTCACTCAAATTTACGGGGTCCGACAAAGGTGCAACTCATGAGGTAATTTCTATTTTCTCAATATTATCAATGATTTTGTAAGAAGAGTATGTGTCTaaactttataattttaaatGTGACCTTTAAAAAGTTCAAGGAATCACATACTCTTATAAGTAGTTAGTTGGAAACTAAACTCGATGTTTTTAGATATGACAATTTTTGGGGATTTGTTTTAGATCAATTTAACCATTGTAGCACACATTAACAAAATGTGATATCTAAACGGATAAATATAACCATTCTTGAGAGGGTAAGGTGAACGTTGTTGTGAGTTGGGTTTGCTAAAACATTTACGAGGTGAAGTTGTTGCTACATAAACTTACCTAATTAACatgttcattctgaaaaatatacTTCAAGATACCTACGGAGTAGAAAACCAAAAGACTGCTATAAGGTGTGAAGATTTACAAACTACTCCCTTCGTTTTTTATTATATGTCGCTTTAGCCTTTTTACACATATCAAGGAAATCTTTAATTTTTGCtaattttgttaatatattatAGGATGTTCCAATATTACCCTTTTTAAAGTTACATTAAAAAtctctttttttcaaataaatcatTATGATTTGATGATGAAATATTTAAACTGCACTTATTTCATTACTAAAAGATGTACGTGTGTTTCCACTTATCCCATTGATTAAGAAAATTCTATTCTCATTCCTTATTTTTCTCCTGTACGATTTCTGGAGATATtagatcttcatcatcttcattatcGGAACCTATATTAGAATCCAAAGAATCTTCTACTATTTTTATTGTTAAATCTTTAGGATTTTTCATTGccaattgtaatacggtgaactgactttattataatcgaaaaatgttgcggtaagcaagagtcgccaccgacttttattttatccaaacaaattcagaaaggctaaaagaaacagaaaaaaccttttaaagaaatctaagttcggggggtaatttatgcaaagggaaggtgtaaggcaccctttgcatccatggttttccatgggctcttaattgctttgcttgctcgtttgtctttagaaaaagtagatgaaagaaagaaaagtggactttagctcgtaaatgagcgtagccagtttttgaagaattgtgagaaagaatatgaaaattgagcattgcaaggcaattaggggcaattaccttaaactcagatgataggtctctttttagcctttcagaatgaaagggtcaatccttgccataagaaggcaggaagcctttcgtttggaggttgaagggtcgtcgagatatcctttgcccaaagactgacccatgccatagaggggcaggtagtctaaggggaaggatcagaataaaccttttcgtaggcagccagaagatacctcagcctttttccgtaggcaacttccgagggtcgaggtcatatttgtgtatcgaaggcagcatcatttagggtcgtatgacctttaattatcgaggcagcatggctgaggtatcctcaaattcgagggacatggcttattctgcaaaaaaacacaaaggcaacaggcaacaaggcaacaggcaacagagaggttaccccaaaagcgtgcgtgtgtgcaccaatcacgtgattcaattcaaaataaattatcttgtagttaaatggctctaattcagttcaaggttacactccctaaattactaaccacgcagtttaatataaagcaataataatagcaaatatggggaaggggacaatgaaaccagcggatccctaatagggtttgacataagtaataatagacAGGAGATATCAGGGTTTAGAGTTACcagtactcgtagctttggcagtcgacaaaccctgaaaattggaaaagaaagaataaacaaaaaggctgagtgcattatcggttcgaggGAAAACACAGTTAACCCTAAAGAAAGCAAAAAAAGATAaaggatttaaataaataaataaaaagcaacttagctttgcatttgatctgatatggttggcaggcggaggaagcctcggggtaaccctaaaaatggcaaaggcaggaaagagatggagtgaatgtatgcacagttcagaaatataagggcaaaccctaaaatcaaaaggaaaacaaaatagactttaaaagataaattaaatacttagcttcaATTGgcaggttgatgggcaaaggttcgcctcgagccttaagcattgaacctgatcatcagagaattgacaaaaatataagtgtaggaggagttctattgacgaggaaattaaatcctaattaaaacaaaataaaaaggtaaataatattaataaaaaaaaggtttaaaacttagcttcgttcttttgacgtggcgcatagtcggagcgTATTCGAGAAGTGAACTTgaaaaaaagcatagaaaaacagatatttttcagtgtatggaatgatcatCGTAAAAATTAGTTAGGGtatgaattaaaaaattaacaaaaaaaaaaatatatatatatatatataatcgatttaattaattattggtttttcaacctaattaattaaatcgatgagaaaataaaatataattagatattaaccctaatatattttttatcaaaattaaaataagttatcTTAATaataattgtgttttttttagaaaaagaagtttagaagaaattttgATTAAAAGAACATTTAAAGGGATTATATATAAGAAAACAAGTAAgtaatcaaaataaaaacaagttatatattttaaaaataagataaaaataaaaaaagggttTAGAGGGACTAAGCTTGAATCCTGCGTGATGACTTCTGCAGGTGCACAATGGACAAGCGTTTGGGAGGCGTTTGATCATGCTCCCAGGGCGATCCGTTGGCTGATGCTTGTGGGCGTATCATGGGCATGCGTCGCGTGGGTGTATAGAATCCACAATCAAAGAGACTGAAAGAAAATGTTTGAAAAATATGCACaggaggcagggatcgaacccccgcCCCTGTGTACTATGACCTTACCACGTTCCGTTCTGCCACTAGGCCAGAGTTTGTTCACTGTTTATAGTATCAGTTCTAATTATAATATAAGAAACGTAATTCGTTAATTGAATTCAAAAATTCGCGCCcagattcatcatcttcttcgttggcATATTGAAGAATAGGCAACGCTTTTGGCCACGATTTTCAAGCGTGGCCATAGCTTTTCGTCCCTAAATCCTGCAAACGAACACGAATCAAAGCATACCAATAACCCAGATTAGTTCGAAAAGGTCTCACGAATCCAAAGAAACTATTAATTGGACCTAAAATTGGCTCTAACTTAGAACCCCCTTTTTGAAGCACACGAACCCTAGCAATGGCAATTCGACGTATCTGCATCAAATCTTCAATTAAACGTTTCAAACACGTTCTATGCAGTCATACAAACATGTACATACCATCAAAACATATTTATGATGCGTAATTTTAAGGTTTTGATTCATGGAAAAGAAACGCAAACCGTGACGGATTCGTGGTGATTTCGGAAGCGTTGAGGCTTGAAAGTAATCGGAATAGTTCCAGAGACGCCCcagggatgtgtttgaaccaccaAAAACCCTTGAATTAATCTCCAATCCCGAATTTGACTTTGGctattgtttgaaactttaagAACTCGACTGAAGCTTTTTTCTGCCGCCCCCCACCAGTCTGAACGTGTTTGATACTTATAGGAGCAAGATTTAGGGCAACCAAATTGGAAGAATATCAAGTGATTCAAGTTATGGGGATTTGATGGAAATTTGTTATGAAATCTTTCCAAACTTGATCCCATTCTATTTTTGTGCCATAATTATCACGTGTTCCATGCCCTTAGGATTGGTTGGAATAAATCaacatattttgaaatttaattatgcaatctccttttttcactaagttataactttctttgatttaattttgaataatttcaaaaccaaataaaaataaaattataaaataaatggaAATAGATCATGGGCTTCCTTGGTCCTCAAGATAAGTAGAAATCAAGCCCAACTCCACTTATCCCTTGcttttgcattttatttaa contains:
- the LOC131602359 gene encoding zingipain-2-like; the protein is MTSTKLTTILFIILMLYNACITARECPSGHKQKSSSDIELLRKRFEGWTKRHGRNYKHSDEWEVRFNIYQANVRYIECINAQKNSYNLTDNEFADLTNEEFRRTYMGLRTRSHSHTGFRYNEHGDVPESKDWRKEGAVTKVKNQGQCGGCWAFSAVAAIEGLHQIKTGKLISLSEQELIDCDVESDNQGCQGGLMETAFTFIINNGGITTEKDYPYKGIDGTCNTEKAEHYAVSISGYEKVPADNEAKLKAAAAHQPVSVGIDAGGYLFQLYSEGVFSGLCGKQLNHAVTVVGYGEENRKKYWIVKNSWGTGWGESGYIRMKRDTFDKAGLCGIAKLASYPV